DNA sequence from the Paenibacillus azoreducens genome:
TCCTATTTATTAACTTAATCTAATTAGCCGATGATAGAAGATAAGAAGCGAAAATAACGCTGTAAAAAAACGAATCGTATTCATTTTTTTGGAAAGCTGTTTTTGGCGGTGGAATATGATACAATGAAAGGAGTGATTCAGTCATATCGCCTTGGGGTAAATAGAATTCTGTAACCTTAGGCGGCAGCCGGGAGCGTTCAGCCCAAACCTAAATAACTGCAAACGACGACTTCTAAATGTCAGGTAAGGTCTTTTCGGCATTCTCTTAATTGGAGCAATCCATTCAAGTGTTTTGGGAGGGAACTATCATGGCAACGAAAGGTCACAATGAAGTAAAAGAAAGTCTGCGGGAAATGACAAGGATTTTCCGGCCAAAGGATCCGAAGAAGTTTGTGAAGGAATATGTCCGGAAATATCATATTATGGGAGGATACGAAGAGGAATTGACCTCGGTTGTGGAGAATGAATTGGGAAGGATGAATTCTTCGGTTTCATAACCGCTTCGATGCAAGACTGAGCTTCACTATTAAATGAATAATAAAGCCGTTCATGGTTAAACCGTATATCTGCAAACTTGTTTTTGCGGAGATGCGGTTTTTTTTGCTGTTTTGTGCTGCTGTACGCGCCCGTTTCGCATATATTGTAAAAACAAATCGCCCTTGGCTGTTTGGAAGAATCCTGTGTGAAAGGAGCGGCAGCATGGAGATCTGCTTGAAAAGCAAGGAAGAAATCGGATATATGCGTGAAGCGGGGCGCATTTTGGCCGCGTGCCACCGCGAAATATCCCGTATGATTCAGCCCGGTGTAACGCCGCTTGCCATCGACGCTTTTGTCGAAGAGTATTTGGCCAGACACGGCGCCACCCCCGAGCAAAAAGGATACCGCGGGTTTCCGTTTGCGATCTGTTCTTCGGTGAATGATACGGTGTGTCATGGCTTTCCAACCGACACTCCGCTTAAGGAAGGCGATGTTGTAACAATCGATATGGTGGTGAATAAGGATGGTTGGTTGGCCGATTCCGGTTGGAGTTACGGGGTGGGCGCCATCGGCAAACCTCTGCAGAAGCTTCTGCTGCGGACGGAACAGGCGCTGTATGAAGGAATAACTCAAGCACAGGCAGGAAATACGATCGGAGACATCGGTTATGTGCTCGAAAAAGCGGCGAAGAGAGGACGATATGGCATCGTCAAACCTTTGGTCGGTCATGGCATCGGGAAACGGATTCACGAACCCCCTGAGGTTCCGAATTTCGGCAGGCGAGGAGAGGGAATCCGGTTGGCTGAAGGAATGGTCATTACGATAGAGCCGATTTTCACGCTCGGGTCGACGGGGGCTGTGTTATGGAATGATGACGGTTGGAGCATTCAAACGGCGGACGGATCATGCGGGGTTCAGTTTGAGCATACGATTGCCATCACTAAAGAAGGTCCGGTCATACTTACTGAGTAGGGAGCCGCAAGGCTCCCTTTTTTAAGATATCAGAATGTATAACTTCGGGGGAAACGCATCCTGATATCGCAAGAAAAACTTCTGCTAAAAGCGGTCTGTCTTCTTATAAAGTACGTCGATAGATGTTTTTCTAATAGAATTTTTTAGGGATCCCCCAAAGTATTTGGAATAAGCACCGAAGCATAGGCTCCGCTCAGTACTTTTGCTCGCAAAAGCGCCCCTCTTTGAGAGGCGCCCTTACTTCTTTCCGATACTCTTTGTGGGGTTATTTTGTTGAATATTGACGATTCGGTGAAGATCCAATACAGAAAAAAAAGGAAAAATGAATGAATTTAAGGAAAAATGGGTATACGTAAAGGGATTCCAGTGGTTGCAAAAGGGGGAAGCCGTTCGCGAGTGAAAGGACAGTGGAAACGATTCCAAATGCTTATGTGGCGCGCTTTTCAGGACTTTTGAACAATTTGTGAACTAGGTCAGAAACATTGACAAAATAGTACCTTAAATTTATATTAAATAGGTGATTGTTTTAATTGACAGTAGCAATTCATCCGTTATAGCACAGGCGTTTGATCGTTGACAGCCTTTTTGGCGACGCCTGTGAAAATGTACAAAGTGGGGTAGATGAATGATGAAACGGTGGCAGGCTGTAAAGCGTCTCCTTCCCATGCTCGCAGTGTTTTCTCTGCTTTTAGCCGGTTGCGGCCGCGAGGACTTGTCGGCATTGCGACCACAGGGACCTGTGGCGGAAGGACAGTACGATTTGATGAAGCTCGCAATTACGATCATGATTTTCGTCGTGGCCGTCGTATTTGCAATCGCGGTATATGTTCTGATTAAGTTCCGTAGGAAAAAGGGACAAACAGAAGTGCCGGAACAAGTGGAAGGGAATTTTAAGCTGGAGATTATCTGGACGGTTATCCCGCTTATTCTGGTATTTATTCTTGCTGTTCCTACCGTTCAAAAGATTTTTGCTTTTGGTGACGACCACTATAATGAAAAGGGTTCCGTACAGGTCAAGGTTACTTCGCATCTGTACTGGTGGGAGTTTGAATATCCGCAATACGGAGTGAAAACCGCCCAGGAATTGATGATTCCAACCGGTAAAAACATTGCTTTTGAACTGAAAACAGCCGACGTTCTTCACTCATTCTGGGTGCCTTCTTTGTCCGGTAAAATGGACACGAACCCGGATGGGACGATCAACAGATTCAGCTTCAGCACGAACAAAGAAGGGGTTTACCGCGGCAAGTGCGCCGAGCTTTGCGGTCCTTCGCACGGTTTGATGGAATTCAAGGTCAAGGCAGTAAGCCCTGATTCGTTTGATAAGTGGGTTGCGGCGATGAAAGCGCCTGCGGTTCTGCCTAAAGATCAAGCTTTGGCCGAAACTTTCAAGAAATCCTGCCTGTCCTGCCACGCTGTGGGCGATCAAGGTGGTCCAGCGGCTCCGGATCTTACAGGCATCGGTTCCCGTGAATCTGTTGCCGGTATCTTGCTGAACGAAGGTCAAGACGGGGGCAAACCGGTTAAGGAAAACCTTAAAACATGGCTCGAAGACCCGCAAGCCGTGAAACCGGGGAACAAAATGCCTGCACCAAAAGATTTGGGTCTGACAGATGAACAAATCGATGGCATCGCCGATTACTTGGCTAACTACAAGTTGGATTACTAAGGCGCGGATCAAATAAAGCAACGGACCATTCGATTTGCCGAAAGTAGCGTAATGACAGGCATTTTCCGGGCAAATCCGATTCGCAGTTTTTTGATCGCGCTAATCGTTATCAACAGCAAGATTTTATAAGAGGGGGTACCAACCTTGGCTCATGCTCATAGTGTCAAGCGCCACAAGGGCTTGATGGATTGGCTGACGACAGTCGACCATAAGAAAATAGCCATTCTTTATTTGCTGGCTGGCGGTTTGTTTTTCGGCATCGGCGGCATTGAAGCGGTGTTGATCCGCTTGCAGCTGATCAAACCGATGAATGACTTTGTGTCAGCTCAAACCTTTAACGAATTGATTACGATGCACGGTACGACAATGATCTTTCTGGGCGTTATGCCCGTCATTTTCGCGCTGATGAATGCGGTTATCCCGCTTCAAATCGGTGCGCGTGACGTTGCATTTCCGTTCCTGAACTCTCTGGGCTTCTGGACGTTCCTGTTCGGCGGCCTGCTGCTCAACCTGAGCTGGATTATGGGCGGGGCGCCGGATGCCGGCTGGACGGCTTATACTCCGCTGTCATCTACTACTTACAGTCCGAACCACGGTGTCGACTTTTATACGGTCGGTCTGCAGATTGCAGGTCTCGGCACATTGATCGGGGGCATCAACTTCCTGGCTACGATCATTACGATGCGTGCTCCGGGGATGTCCTTTATGAGAATGCCGATGTTTACATGGACGTCTTTCATTACTTCCGCAATGATTTTGTTCGCTTTCCCTGCCGTTACGGTAGGTCTGGTATTGCTTTCTTTCGACCGGATTTTAGGAGCCAATTTCTTTGAAGTTGCCGGTGGGGGCAGCCCCGTTCTTTGGCAGCATATCTTCTGGATATTTGGCCACCCTGAAGTGTATATCCTCATCCTGCCGGCTTTCGGCGTGATTTCCGAGGTTATACCGACATTTTCGCGCAAGCGTCTTTTCGGTTACAGCTCGATGGTGT
Encoded proteins:
- the map gene encoding type I methionyl aminopeptidase, with protein sequence MEICLKSKEEIGYMREAGRILAACHREISRMIQPGVTPLAIDAFVEEYLARHGATPEQKGYRGFPFAICSSVNDTVCHGFPTDTPLKEGDVVTIDMVVNKDGWLADSGWSYGVGAIGKPLQKLLLRTEQALYEGITQAQAGNTIGDIGYVLEKAAKRGRYGIVKPLVGHGIGKRIHEPPEVPNFGRRGEGIRLAEGMVITIEPIFTLGSTGAVLWNDDGWSIQTADGSCGVQFEHTIAITKEGPVILTE
- the coxB gene encoding cytochrome c oxidase subunit II, which gives rise to MMKRWQAVKRLLPMLAVFSLLLAGCGREDLSALRPQGPVAEGQYDLMKLAITIMIFVVAVVFAIAVYVLIKFRRKKGQTEVPEQVEGNFKLEIIWTVIPLILVFILAVPTVQKIFAFGDDHYNEKGSVQVKVTSHLYWWEFEYPQYGVKTAQELMIPTGKNIAFELKTADVLHSFWVPSLSGKMDTNPDGTINRFSFSTNKEGVYRGKCAELCGPSHGLMEFKVKAVSPDSFDKWVAAMKAPAVLPKDQALAETFKKSCLSCHAVGDQGGPAAPDLTGIGSRESVAGILLNEGQDGGKPVKENLKTWLEDPQAVKPGNKMPAPKDLGLTDEQIDGIADYLANYKLDY